Proteins from a single region of Pyrus communis chromosome 6, drPyrComm1.1, whole genome shotgun sequence:
- the LOC137737469 gene encoding probable serine/threonine-protein kinase PBL28: MPFGLVSAWNKRRRSKSHDLTDPWIYKPVEYWQLEDQTPQPTKRHHHGSSIFTLKEMEEATCSFSEENLLGKGGFGRVYRGTLRSGEVVAIKKMELPPFKAAEGEREFRVEVDILSRLEHPNLVSLIGYCADGKQRFLVYEYMQKGNLQDHLNGIGEAKMDWPRRLKVALGAARGLAYLHSSSAVGIPIVHRDFKSTNILLSDNFEAKISDFGLAKMMPEGKEIYVTARVLGTFGYFDPEYTSTGKLTLQSDVYAFGVVLLELLTGRQAVDITLGPNDQNLVLQVRHILNDRKKLRKVIDSELGRSSYNMESIAMFANLASRCVRPESSERPSMAECVKELQLIIYTNAKGLGVAVAPNKHMF; this comes from the exons ATGCCTTTCGGTTTAGTTTCGGCATGGAACAAGCGTCGGCGGTCGAAGTCCCACGACCTTACGGACCCTT GGATTTATAAACCGGTGGAGTACTGGCAGCTCGAGGATCAAACCCCCCAACCGACGAAAAGACACCATCATGGCTCGTCAATTTTCACACTCAAAGAAATGGAAGAGGCAACATGTTCCTTCAGTGAAGAAAATCTGCTCGGGAAAGGAGGATTTGGGCGTGTATACCGGGGAACTTTGCGGTCAGGAGAG GTTGTAGCCATCAAGAAAATGGAGCTGCCACCTTTCAAAGCAGCTGAGGGAGAACGAGAATTTCGGGTGGAAGTAGATATCTTGAGCAGACTTGAACACCCAAATCTGGTTTCTTTGATCGGCTATTGTGCTGACGGGAAGCAACGGTTTCTGGTGTATGAATATATGCAGAAAGGGAACCTGCAAGATCACTTGAATG GGATCGGGGAAGCGAAAATGGATTGGCCTCGACGGCTCAAGGTGGCCCTTGGAGCGGCAAGGGGACTAGCATATCTGCACTCTAGTTCTGCTGTTGGGATTCCTATTGTCCACAGAGATTTCAAATCCACCAATATTCTTTTAAGCGACAACTTTGAAgcaaag ATATCCGATTTTGGACTCGCCAAGATGATGCCGGAGGGCAAGGAAATATACGTGACTGCTAGAGTGCTCGGAACATTCGGCTATTTTGATCCCGAGTATACATCG ACTGGAAAACTCACTTTACAAAGCGATGTTTATGCATTTGGCGTGGTTCTTCTTGAACTTCTGACTGGACGTCAAGCCGTTGACATTACCCTGGGACCAAACGATCAAAACCTAGTGCTACAG GTAAGACACATATTGAACGATAGGAAGAAACTGCGTAAGGTGATAGATTCTGAGCTGGGTCGAAGTTCATACAACATGGAATCTATAGCTATGTTTGCAAACCTGGCATCAAGATGTGTGCGTCCGGAGAGCAGTGAGAGACCCTCCATGGCAGAATGTGTAAAAGAGCTCCAGTTGATTATCTATACAAATGCGAAAGGCTTGGGAGTGGCCGTGGCTCCTAATAAACACATGTTCTAA
- the LOC137737661 gene encoding xyloglucan O-acetyltransferase 1-like, whose protein sequence is MGTTRSPFKDQYHHSSSLAKKLLPYAIYVLLPFAVIRLYFYTPSPSLSSTDHLPHSTEITISTSSSSSSSSPSPLPPVSSSQEEEKAKETTPSCDYTRGKWVHEKLGPLYNGTTCGTIKEGQNCITHGRTDLGYLYWRWKPSKCQLPRFEPSTFLHLVSNKHIAFVGDSMARNQLESLLCLLATASPPNLVYTDGEENKFRRWNFPSHNVNVSVYWSPFLVKGVEKSPNGPNYNKLYLDQVNERWAADLGGFDMIVLSVGHWFLHPAVYFEGDDVLGCHFCPGLNHTEIEFYDVLRKAVRTTFNTIIERRGNGNGIDVVLTTFSPAHFEGEWDKNGACSKTKPYKEGEKQLEGMDAEMRQLEVEEVEAARANGEKFVGFRLEALDVTKLSLMRPDGHPGPYMNKFPFIDGVPERVQNDCVHWCLPGPIDTWNEILLEVMKKWNQGK, encoded by the exons ATGGGAACAACAAGAAGCCCTTTCAAAGACCAATATCATCACTCATCATCTCTTGCCAAAAAGCTCTTGCCTTATGCAATCTATGTCCTCCTCCCCTTTGCTGTAATCCGCTTGTACTTCTAcactccctctccctctctctcctctacaGATCACCTCCCTCACTCCACTGAAATTACCATCtcaacctcctcctcctcctcttcttcctctccttcccCATTGCCCCCCGTTTCCTCCTCTCAAG AAGAGGAAAAGGCTAAAGAAACTACACCTTCATGTGACTACACCAGGGGCAAATGGGTCCATGAGAAGCTGGGCCCTTTGTACAATGGCACAACCTGTGGGACAATCAAGGAAGGTCAGAACTGCATCACCCATGGAAGAACTGATTTGGGTTATCTCTACTGGAGGTGGAAACCCAGCAAGTGCCAGCTCCCCAGGTTTGAACCCAGCACTTTTCTCCATCTCGTTAGCAACAAGCACATAGCTTTTGTGGGGGACTCCATGGCCAGGAACCAGTTGGAGTCCCTCCTCTGCCTGCTTGCCACTGCCTCTCCTCCCAACCTTGTTTACACAGATGGGGAGGAGAACAAGTTTAGGAGATGGAATTTTCCATCCCACAATGTCAATGTGTCAGTTTATTGGTCACCATTTCTTGTGAAAGGGGTTGAGAAATCACCAAATGGtccaaattataataaattgtaTTTGGATCAAGTTAATGAGAGGTGGGCTGCAGATTTGGGGGGATTTGATATGATTGTGTTGTCAGTTGGGCATTGGTTTTTGCACCCAGCAGTGTATTTTGAGGGGGATGATGTTCTGGGGTGCCATTTTTGCCCTGGATTAAATCACACTGAGATTGAATTCTATGATGTGTTGAGGAAAGCTGTGAGGACTACTTTCAATACCATAATTGAGAGGAGAGGGAATGGGAATGGGATTGATGTGGTTCTGACGACGTTTTCGCCTGCGCATTTCGAAGGGGAATGGGACAAGAATGGGGCTTGTTCAAAGACCAAACCCTACAAGGAGGGGGAGAAGCAGCTTGAAGGAATGGATGCTGAGATGAGGCAGCTGGAGGTGGAAGAAGTAGAGGCTGCTAGGGCAAATGGTGAGAAATTTGTAGGGTTTAGGCTGGAGGCATTGGATGTGACTAAATTGTCCTTGATGAGGCCAGATGGGCATCCAGGGCCTTACATGAATAAGTTTCCATTTATTGATGGGGTTCCTGAGAGGGTGCAGAATGATTGTGTGCATTGGTGCTTGCCAGGCCCTATTGACACATGGAATGAGATTCTGCTGGAGGTCATGAAGAAATGGAATCAGGGGAAGTGA
- the LOC137738074 gene encoding MLP-like protein 423, with protein MASCDGKLEVEVEVKSPAQKFWEALRDSTTVFPKAFPHDYKSIDVLEGDGKAVGSVRLITYAEGSALVKVSKETIDAVDEVGKAVAYKVTDGDLLKYYKSFKCTLTVTPKGDGSLVKWSSVYEKAHEQVPEPSIIKDFAAKNFLELDAYVLAN; from the exons ATGGCTTCATGTGATGGAAAGCTTGAAGTAGAAGTTGAGGTGAAGTCTCCTGCACAAAAGTTTTGGGAAGCCCTTAGGGACTCCACCACTGTCTTCCCCAAGGCATTTCCTCATGACTACAAAAGCATCGATGTCCTCGAAGGCGATGGCAAAGCTGTTGGATCCGTTCGGCTTATTACATATGCTGAAG GTTCTGCACTTGTGAAAGTATCAAAGGAGACGATCGATGCAGTGGATGAAGTCGGAAAGGCGGTTGCTTATAAGGTGACCGACGGAGATCTGCTCAAGTACTACAAGAGCTTCAAGTGCACCCTAACCGTGACTCCCAAGGGAGACGGGAGCTTGGTGAAGTGGTCGTCTGTGTATGAGAAAGCACATGAACAGGTTCCCGAACCAAGCATCATCAAGGATTTTGCTGCCAAGAACTTCCTGGAGCTCGATGCCTATGTTCTggctaattaa
- the LOC137736299 gene encoding putative receptor-like protein kinase At3g47110, whose protein sequence is MGSKIATCGDVYSFGILLLEMFTGKTHTDPMFSDGLNLHNFVKMDLPHRVAEIADSLFDPITPDQSSIMSAEKIQVCLSSIFKIGISCSDESPRDRKDMSDVVTELHSIRDLVLGQKLL, encoded by the coding sequence ATGGGAAGCAAGATTGCAACATGTGGGGATGTCTACAGCTTTGGTATTCTCTTGTTAGAGATGTTTACAGGGAAGACACACACTGACCCTATGTTTAGTGACGGCTTGAACCTTCACAATTTTGTCAAGATGGATTTGCCACATCGAGTTGCAGAAATTGCAGATTCACTATTCGACCCTATTACTCCCGACCAAAGCAGCATCATGAGTGCTGAAAAAATCCAAGTGTGTTtgagttcaatatttaaaataGGAATCTCGTGTTCTGATGAATCCCCGAGAGACCGAAAGGATATGAGTGATGTTGTAACTGAGTTGCACTCCATCAGGGACCTTGTCCTTGGCCAGAAGCTTTTATGA
- the LOC137737470 gene encoding GCN5-related N-acetyltransferase 5, chloroplastic-like, giving the protein MAATVSLSFSLDPQRYHHRRHCHLFSVTHHFKPHQNLPVTPSTSSTVLPKYSLSIFPKSDRFAFKSSSSPSHSPTTTTATTTAADSTTTDSTTTTTDSDTTTSTTSSFLEYPLRTGKFLSSEELEQLKRLEDFRYYQELESGSMWVRVMRPEELDITVGLLAESFAESMLLPSGYVSVLGYLVKQYLFERMELLPNTATLIAFYRRRKEEGKEEEEEQLEEVEEEDEVELLAGTVEVCFNKKGAVASPPTPTPPKNSPYISNMAVKKSLRRRGIGWHLLKASEELISQMSSSREVYLHCRMIDTAPFNMYKKAGYDIVETNTILVLLLLQRRKHLMCKKLPVLTNFSESDTFCSEEELTR; this is encoded by the exons ATGGCTGCAACTGTTtcgctctctttctctttagaTCCACAGCGGTACCACCACCGCCGCCACTGCCATCTCTTCTCCGTCACCCACCACTTCAAACCCCACCAAAACCTTCCCGTCACTCCCTCTACCTCCTCAACTGTTCTCCCCAAGTACTCACTTTCTATTTTCCCCAAGTCAGACCGTTTCGCCTTCAAATCCTCCTCCTCCCCATCTCATtctcccaccaccaccaccgccaccaccacagCTGCTGATTCCACGACTACCgattccaccaccaccactactgaTTCCGATACTACTACTTCAACAACTTCGTCATTTCTCGAATACCCTCTTAGAACAGGTAAGTTTCTGAGCAGTGAAGAGCTCGAGCAGCTCAAACGCCTCGAGGATTTCAGGTACTACCAGGAATTGGAATCTGGGTCGATGTGGGTTCGGGTGATGAGGCCGGAGGAGTTGGACATCACCGTCGGGTTGCTCGCCGAGTCGTTCGCGGAGTCGATGCTTTTGCCTTCTGGGTATGTGTCTGTGCTGGGCTACTTGGTCAAGCAGTACTTGTTTGAAAGAATGGAGCTTCTTCCCAACACCGCCACGCTCATCGCGTTttacagaagaagaaaagaagagggcaaagaagaagaagaagaacaactggaagaagtagaagaagaagatgaagttgaGCTTTTGGCGGGGACGGTGGAAGTTTGCTTTAACAAAAAGGGTGCCGTTGCCTCGCCTCCTACACCAACTCCTCCCAAGAATTCGCCTTATATTAGTAACATGGCGGTGAAAAAATCGCTTCGGAG GAGGGGCATCGGATGGCATCTTTTGAAGGCAAGCGAGGAACTAATCTCGCAGATGAGTTCCTCAAGAGAGGTGTACTTGCATTGCAGGATGATTGATACAGCTCCATTCAACATGTATAAAAAAGCAGGATACGACATTGTAGAGACGAATACCATTTTGGTTTTGTTGCTGTTGCAGAGGCGCAAGCACTTAATGTGCAAGAAACTTCCAGTGTTAACCAACTTTTCAGAATCGGATACATTCTGTTCTGAAGAGGAATTAACACGATGA